In Geopsychrobacter electrodiphilus DSM 16401, a single window of DNA contains:
- a CDS encoding tyrosine-type recombinase/integrase, with product MSIFHKAVCKTPGCNIWLTSPLKKKKSPSKAVANCPKCGGELVVSTKFTIQWYKMKNSGKTTKTFETEIEARTVLAKIELEKKLQKLYPELNIDPPAQHLSDRADVRRDNQTDGSTPFDEIAVEFHRLHSTEIKDIKREKTIVDHLIQFYGNKPIGGIFKKDLMAYRTHRETQTVLAGKTEVTKNGTLFKRVKKPRKIAASTVGRELSVMRQIINFAWENKYVYYGQPMDHPFYEYGLPGSREVDHIISEEDRMKLFSFFSPATKPFFEFVYESGCRITEAMTLTWKRVEGMKKIAKLKDTKTSKADGDVETLFLSPMAWAIINAQPKVCEYVFYNPFSGTRWKSLGSAFRKAARKAGLIFDDGDLRPHDLRHNLLTEVAETEVSDSTLMVISRHKDVRSLQRYVHRRKGKAADKAFELLVESRRQNIDENLVSKK from the coding sequence ATGTCAATTTTTCACAAGGCAGTATGCAAGACCCCTGGTTGCAACATTTGGCTTACATCACCACTTAAAAAAAAGAAAAGTCCCTCAAAAGCAGTTGCTAACTGTCCCAAATGTGGTGGGGAGTTGGTTGTGTCCACTAAGTTCACAATACAATGGTACAAAATGAAAAATTCAGGAAAAACGACAAAAACCTTTGAAACCGAGATAGAGGCCCGAACTGTTCTTGCGAAAATTGAATTAGAAAAAAAGTTACAGAAACTTTACCCGGAACTTAATATCGACCCGCCAGCCCAGCATTTATCAGATAGGGCAGACGTCAGACGTGACAATCAGACTGACGGAAGCACCCCTTTCGATGAAATCGCTGTCGAGTTCCATCGTTTACATTCGACTGAAATCAAGGATATCAAGCGTGAAAAGACTATCGTCGATCATTTGATCCAATTTTATGGCAACAAACCCATAGGGGGAATTTTCAAGAAAGATCTTATGGCTTACCGGACCCACAGGGAGACTCAGACGGTCTTAGCCGGGAAAACCGAGGTCACGAAAAATGGAACTCTTTTCAAGCGAGTAAAAAAGCCTCGAAAAATAGCAGCATCGACCGTTGGCCGTGAACTTTCAGTAATGCGTCAAATCATCAATTTTGCATGGGAAAATAAATACGTCTACTATGGCCAGCCCATGGACCATCCGTTTTACGAGTACGGTTTGCCGGGGTCCCGGGAGGTTGATCATATAATTTCCGAAGAAGATCGAATGAAATTGTTCAGTTTTTTTTCTCCAGCCACGAAGCCATTTTTTGAATTTGTTTATGAGTCAGGGTGCAGGATAACTGAAGCGATGACGCTGACCTGGAAGCGTGTAGAGGGAATGAAAAAAATTGCCAAACTTAAGGACACAAAGACGAGCAAAGCAGATGGGGACGTCGAAACTCTTTTTCTATCGCCAATGGCCTGGGCAATTATTAATGCTCAGCCGAAGGTGTGCGAATACGTGTTTTACAACCCTTTTAGCGGGACGCGCTGGAAGAGCCTAGGTTCTGCATTTCGAAAAGCGGCCAGAAAAGCTGGACTTATTTTTGATGATGGCGACCTGAGGCCACATGACCTTCGTCACAATCTCCTGACCGAAGTTGCTGAAACCGAAGTGAGCGACTCAACTCTGATGGTGATCTCGCGGCATAAAGATGTCCGGAGCCTCCAGCGGTATGTGCACCGTCGCAAAGGGAAGGCTGCGGATAAAGCGTTTGAACTTCTTGTCGAATCGCGTAGGCAGAACATTGATGAGAATCTGGTCTCAAAAAAGTAG
- a CDS encoding DNA-binding protein, with amino-acid sequence MPAETVVTYEKVVEIAERIHAEGSRPTVDLIIAEIGGRRDYVRRFLKQWREKKKAEEQALIDSAINENLAKAIFKDREEYMRAHTSIFQVEIDQLENDCSSMERGLAELYAENEELRALLQKEREEHHATVKNVEHSKAIAEGAWKEAQHQIEILKTDLGNSKIQIDRATKRLSRQDQNLGRYSSEVKTAQLQAKKLQDRLDETLAKLKDAQAKGDAFAKTSERLQEQNDELNARTMQTLADHITETNLRIEAEKLCTIATERSLALQSELSDLLKPKAEETPSVEKSSAKVKSR; translated from the coding sequence ATGCCCGCAGAAACCGTAGTGACATACGAAAAAGTCGTGGAAATAGCAGAACGAATCCATGCCGAAGGAAGCCGACCAACCGTCGATCTAATCATCGCAGAGATCGGTGGGAGAAGAGACTATGTACGAAGATTTTTGAAACAGTGGCGTGAAAAAAAGAAAGCGGAAGAACAGGCGCTAATCGATTCTGCGATTAATGAAAATCTCGCAAAAGCAATATTTAAGGATCGAGAAGAGTACATGCGAGCGCACACTTCGATTTTTCAGGTTGAAATCGACCAACTTGAAAACGATTGTTCTTCAATGGAACGAGGCCTTGCAGAACTTTACGCTGAAAACGAAGAGCTCCGTGCTTTGCTTCAAAAAGAACGCGAAGAGCATCACGCAACGGTCAAGAATGTTGAGCACTCTAAGGCAATTGCTGAAGGGGCATGGAAAGAAGCTCAACACCAGATTGAGATACTAAAAACGGATCTTGGGAATTCAAAAATTCAGATTGATAGAGCAACTAAACGCTTGTCCAGACAAGATCAGAACCTTGGACGCTACTCTTCCGAAGTCAAAACCGCACAATTGCAAGCCAAAAAACTTCAAGATCGGCTGGATGAGACCCTGGCCAAACTGAAGGATGCTCAAGCTAAGGGGGATGCCTTTGCCAAAACATCAGAACGACTTCAAGAGCAAAACGACGAACTGAACGCTCGCACGATGCAGACCCTGGCCGACCACATAACTGAAACCAATTTGCGAATTGAGGCTGAGAAACTGTGCACCATCGCAACCGAACGCTCTCTGGCGCTCCAGTCGGAACTTTCAGACTTACTTAAACCGAAAGCGGAGGAGACCCCTTCAGTTGAAAAGTCTTCGGCGAAGGTGAAGAGTAGATAG
- a CDS encoding helix-turn-helix domain-containing protein, which translates to MAIIKKNKQAQNGNMPELNEITQEKLRDIGNRVRMIRETSESSTQVSFASLLGVSVAKLNRIENARRAPDLEFLLRFKRKAGCDLNWLLTGDGLDQDTFTETTKANLLLLLREDDVFRTEILDELGIRPHDEVKKVGQIYNGLQNQYLDLVELVANTIKLVEDGSKEKKIEAGKYLEKYRERIDYLQVLLEVGR; encoded by the coding sequence ATGGCAATAATTAAAAAAAATAAACAAGCCCAAAATGGCAACATGCCCGAGCTAAATGAAATTACTCAAGAAAAATTGAGGGATATAGGAAATAGAGTTCGTATGATCCGAGAAACATCGGAATCGTCGACCCAAGTTTCGTTCGCGTCTTTGCTTGGAGTTAGCGTTGCAAAACTAAACAGAATCGAAAATGCTCGACGAGCGCCGGACTTGGAGTTTTTGCTCAGGTTCAAAAGAAAGGCAGGTTGTGATTTGAATTGGCTACTTACTGGGGATGGTCTTGACCAAGACACCTTCACGGAGACAACTAAGGCCAATTTGCTACTACTTCTCCGGGAAGATGATGTTTTCCGTACTGAGATCCTCGATGAGCTTGGGATACGGCCACACGATGAAGTCAAAAAGGTCGGGCAAATTTATAACGGTCTACAAAATCAATATCTCGATTTAGTTGAACTGGTCGCGAACACTATTAAACTCGTTGAAGATGGTAGCAAAGAGAAAAAGATTGAGGCGGGAAAGTACCTTGAAAAATATCGCGAGCGGATCGATTATTTGCAGGTATTGCTAGAAGTTGGACGATAA